The window tctggccgccgTTCCAACCCACAAAGCGGCTCGAAAGGCGCGCTGGTCGGAGGTGAAGCTCACCTTTGACCAGAGCGACCATCTGACAATGCTCGCTCGAGGTGAGAAGTTGGCCCTCGTGGTCTCCCCGACCATTCACAACGTCAGGATGAAGCGCGTCCTGGTTGACGAGGGAGCCAGCCTGAGCATCATCTCCCCAGCCGCCTTCGACGCgctcaaggccccggggatgaagCTCCAGCCGTCGCTGCCGATCATCGGCGTGACTCCGGGACACACGTGGCCCCTCGGCCACGTCGAGCTCCCGGTAACCTTCGGCGACTCCACCAACTTCCGTACCGAGCGGAtcgacttcgatgtggcggacctcaatttgcctacaacgcggtcctgggcagacctgcgttggtgaagttcatggccgccacCCACTACgtctacctccagatgaagatgccgggccctaGTGGTCCCATCACCGTCTTTGGCGATGTCAAAATCGCCCTCGCCTGCACGGAGCAAAGCGCCGACAACCTAGCGGTGGCCACGGAACCACAGGCCCGAGAGGCCTCCGCGTCCCGCGCCTCCAAGAAGCGCCTCGCCTCGGCTGATGAGGTGCCTGTCAAGGAGATCCCCCTTGGCGATGATCCATCCAAGACCGCCAAAATTGGCGGGACCCTGGACgccaaataggaaagcgcgctcgtctccttcctgtgGGCAAATTccgacgtcttcgcatggaagCCGTCGGACATGCCCgaggtccccagggaggtgatcgagcaccgCCTCGCCGTGAGGCCGGATGCGCGACCCATCCGGCAAAAAGTGCGGCGTCAAGCCCCGGAGCAACAGGCCTTCATCCGAGAGGAAGTGGCGCGGCTCCTAGAGGCCGACTTCATCCGCGAGTatatccatccggagtggctggcgaactcGGTGGTTGTCCCGAAGGCCAACGGCAAGCTCTGGATGTGCATCAACTAcacagacctcaacaaggcatgcccTAAAGATCCCTTCCCTTTACCACACAGATCAGATAGTCGACTCCACtacggggtgcgaccttttgtgttttctagatgcctACTCTGGGTATCACCAGATCCGCATGGctagggaagatgaggaaaaaactgcctTCATTACTCCTGTGGGCACCTTTTGTTATACAACTATGCCTTTTGGATTAAAGAATGCAGGCCCTACTTTTCAGCGTATGACTCGTATCACTTTAAGTAGTCAGATAGGGCGCAATATagaggcgtatgtcgatgaccTGGTGGTAAAGACGCGCCACCAGGACATGTTGTTGCAGGATTTGGCCGAGACTTTCGACAGTCTTAGGTCCACACGCGTGAAACTAAACCCCGAcaagtgtgtgttcggtgtgcCGGCGGGCAAACTCAGTTTTCTGGTCTCCTCACGAGGCATAGAAGCTAATCCCGGGAAAATACGCGCGATAGAGAGGATGCGCTCCCTCGGGGCGACGGTCTGGCCCCTCACCACTTAGGTACCACGGACCGAGCGCGGATTTACCTTTTCGCGAGAACGAGCCCGAGGGGGGGGAAGGATGGGGTAAGAACGGCATTTCGATCACAGGGAGGTCAATTATATACTTTTgctcttgttttttctttccgtGCCGTATGCATTCAATGGAGAAAGCAAAGGGGTAGAAAGTGCGAAAAGGAAGCTTTATTTACAGACAAGACCGCACGATAGCCTAAAGACAAGTGTCCGCTGCAGGCACACAACAAAAGGAAATTAAAAGTGCGGATAATCACGGAGTGCCCAGGCCCCCGAGGCCGGCGCCGCTAACGACGTCGTCCCAGTCCTCGCCACCGACGTCGTCACCATCGTCTCCGCTCCCGCTCTCCTCGTCCGAGGCAAGCCCGAAGGTGAACCGgggggccgacccctcgaagtTAGAGACGATCGCGTCGGCCACCTCCCGGACTTGCTCCCGAGCCATTGCCTCGGTCCCCGGGGGGAAATCCTCGAGTGCGCGCCATGGGACGAAGTCAGGGTCGCAGGCTTGGTGGCTCGCGAGGACCAGTTCCACCGCGACCCGCGCCAAGGAAGCCGACGACGATTTCACGatctcgccgacctcctcctccagcctctcCAGATCCGCCGCCAGCCTGTCCAGCCGGAGCGCGAGTGCCGGCTGTGTGGGCGGGAGCTTACTATCCCGGCGCACGGAGATGCCGACTCGGCGCCTCGCGCGCTCCAGCCGATCGACGGCATCGGAGAACTGCCCGGGTCCGATCTCGTTCGTAAGGCGGAGGGCCGCAATCTCCCCAGCCTGGTCTTGCACCAAGCGCTCTAGGTCGGCGATAGTGCTCTGAGCCGTGGTAAGCTGGCTCACCAAATCTGCGCCGCCGGGCTGCACGCCCGCCTCCAGGTCCTTCTCCCAGGCCTCCAGCTCAGAAGCCCTCACTGCCATCGCCGCGCACTCAGCGCGGGCACTCTCCAGATGCCGAGCCTCACGCCGGCAATGGCCTCCTCGCGTTTCGCGAGTTGCTCGCCCAGCCAGCGTGAGGCCACCTCACGGCGGTTCACCTCGGCTTCGCGCTCGGCGAGTGCGGCGTCCCGTTCCCGGCACGCCTCTTCCCGGAACCATAGCTCCTCCGCGTGGCGGGCCGCTGAAGCTTTCACGGCGAGGGTGATCCGGTCACGCTCGGCTGCGGCCTCCTCACGAAGGCGAAGGgaggcctccgcctccaccgccattCTCTCATGGACGGCCAAGGTGGACTCCCGTTGATCTAGCAGACGCGCTCGATCCTCCAGCGCCTGAGCCCGCCTCTCCAGCTCCTGGGCTCGCTGCGCCTGCTCCTGGCTGCGCGCGTCCTGCTCGCGCTGGCTCTGGTCAAGGACCTCGATTCGCCGACGAATCGTGGCCTCAAACTCCTGCGCGGAGCGGGCACGCTCATCTAAGGCCTTGCGTTCAGCCTCAAGCGCCGCCGTTCGAGCCCGCAGCGAGGCATCGGCCTCCGATACCCGCCGCTCTTGGGCGGCAGCCGCATCGAGGATACCGCGGCATCCTTGACCCTCTTTGCCAGGTCCTCGGCATGGGCCTCGTACTGTAAGCGGATGTCGCCCAGCACTTCGCCCAGGACGCTTGAGGCAATCAGTGCTGCCTGCCGCTCTTCCTCCGTCTCCCGCATGACAGAGTCCAGCGTCTCCTCGCGCGCCTGGATTTCAGCTAGTTGGGCTTGGCGCATTTTGTGTCCCACCTTCACCATGTCGTCCACGGCGCGGCACCCCTCGTCAACCCGCGCGCGGTCCGCAGTGAGCTGTGCCCACTCTGCCTCCAGGACCGCTCGCTCTTCCGCCAGGGCTTGAACTTGGGCGTTGAGCCCCTCCTGGACGGTGGaattggcggcggcgagcacctaCAGGAGCGGCTCCAAGCTTGCCGAAGTCGGAGTCGGAGAAGAAAAAGTTGCGGTCCGCCCCCGAGACGACGGAGTGCTGCTGGATCCCCCGCGAGACAGGGGGCTGCTCTCAGCCCCCCTTCTGCGCGACCAGCCCCGAGGGCGCCCCAAGTGCAAGGGGGAGCGGTTGTTCCTCTCGCCCCCCACTTCGGGCCCTCGGGTAgattcggcctcggcctcgggctCGGGCCCGCCCGCAGTTTTGGCCTCGGCCTCGGGCTCAGGGCCGTCTCCGGCCTCGGCTTCCGGGCTGCGACCTCCCTCGTCCCCCGCTCCCGGGTGGCGCTCCGCATGGATCCGGGTCTCAGAGCCGCCCTCGGGAGGGACGTCACCGCCGCTATCGCTCGCGGCGGGTCGAGTCCCGGCTGAGGTGAACCCAGGGTCGGACTCGGTGTGCGGCCCGTGGGCCCCGCCGGGAGGCTGTGAAGGCCCCGCGGCCCTGGATCGGCCAAGTCCGGGCCGCTCTGATCGTTCGGATTTTGTCCCCTGCAAAGGGTCGGACCTCGAGATCCCCAGGAAGGAATCTCACTACAAAATAACCCTGATCGCGTtaacgaagaaaaagaagaggagggaACAAGAGACCGAGATGAGTAAAAAGCACCGAAGCGGGTGCCGGCAGTCGTACCTGCGGGGAGGGCGGTTGAAAGTCCACTTCGGGGGCTCAATGAAGCTCCCCCGACACGGCTCCGTTTGGCCTATCTTCcagagccgcttcttcttccgTCCGGCCTCAGGCGCAGTGGGGCGCTTGTGGCCCGCCGACGGTCGGTCCGCCCCGCGCTCGGCGCCCCCTCTGTGTGGGGGAGAGGGCGGTCGAGATTCGGACATCTTCCGCTTCCCTTTCGGGTCGCTGGCCGAGTCGACCCCGGGTCCGCGGCTCGGGCCGGGTGCCCTGGAGCTGCCACCCCCGCTGGGGCCGCTTGTCCGACTCCCGCCTGTGGTCAACCCGCCACCACCCACGCCGATAGCGCTACCACCGGTGCCGCCCCGGCGGGACCGACTCCTGCTGGCGCCGATGGCCGACATCACAGCCAAGATACTCTCCCGGTCGCGGTCGCTACAGAGGGGAAGGATCCCGTCTGGAATCAGTGTTTGCTCGGCAGTGTCCACACCCAGCACCCGCCGAATCACCGTCTTCGCGTCCTCCTCGCCCCAGTCCCAGCGCTCGCCCACATGCGTGCGCATGGGGTCGTTAGGTCCAGTGTACTCCCACGCGCCATGGGATCGATCTTGGAGAGGCGCGATACGGCGGCGGAAGTAGTCGCCAAAGACCATTGCCCCCGTGAGGCCAAGGCTTCGCAGGCCCCTGAGGCGATCCCGCACCGCGCCGTACTCTTCGCCCAACTCCGAAACCGCTAGCCATGTGGCGGATCGTTCGGGAGGGCCAGCGGGAAGCCGAAGTCGCGGGTGGTCCAGCAGcgcggtgtagaaccagtccttCTTTCTGTCCTCCCATTTCTTTCGGAGATGGCTCTCGATGTATTGCCCCGCTGTGCCTGGCCGGGGCTAGAAGTAACATCCCCCCACCACCGCGCCTTGCAGCAGCTGCCGGACGAAGAAAGACTGGAACAGCCGCATCGTCGgtcgcaccccgatgaacatctcgcacagatgcgcgaagatggccagcgTCATCACGGCGTTGGGTGCGAGATGCAAGGCATGGATCTCATATAAATCCAAAACCTCGTGGAAGAATCCAGAGAATGGCGGGATCAACCCCGCCATAGCAAAGGACAGGAGGTGCACAGATCACTCCGGgtaccgcggccgcggccgcgactCCCCCGCCATCACGGCGGCGCCTTCCGACATGATCTTGCGGGGGAGACTAAGGTGCCTATCCGCCGTAATGCGCGATGCCGGAAGCACTGCGTCACCAGCATCTTGAGCCATGATGACCGGCGGAGAAACGGTGAGGGGCTTAGCGTGCGGGGTAGCGTGGAGTGGCGAGAATGTTAGGGCTTAGGGAACGAGTTTGCGGGTGAGCagttggcgaaaggaaggaggcAAAGTCCCCGCCTCCGTATCCTTTTATCCTTGCCTCGCCCGCACTCGCCTCCTCGTTTCACGCCCTCACGGTTGCCCCCACGATTCTCGCGCCCGCAGTTGCCTAATCGTTTCCCGCGACCACTCATCACGTCGCCCACTGAATCCACGCCCCGCATTCAGTGCGCCTGTCAGCGGCACACTCGATAAAGGGCGTGCGACGGTCACGGGCGCAATCTAGGCGAACCGTCACCAGTACCGCCACATGCGTGGCGGGCGAGGGAGTCGAGGTGTGGTATAGCCGACCCCCTAATTTTCACGCCTTAAGCATCCTCATCATCAGCGCGGTCAGTGGCGATCAAACCGCTGTTGTGGTTGATACGCCGACCTGGCCACTCGGCAACATCCGCTTAGGTTCCCTGCCGGGCCCGCAACCCCAGCTTGGGAAGTCGTGAGGCACCACGTCAGACCGACCTCAGGAGGCCAATGTCCGATATggtgccgggggctactgtcggagatatgggctcGGGGGTATGCGAAGTGTGGGGAATCTACCTTCCCATCCTGCCATGTGTCCCTACAGCCTGGTCCTGCCCCCGCAGTCCGCGAACCGCAGGAGCGGCCGggggggtcggggcctcggggtgccacgtcatgcccctcgggcccttgcaccgctttgccccgaggccctcgcccagccACCATTTGGCGGGGGGAGCGAGCGAGGTGAGGGCCCAGGCTGAGCCTCCTTTAATGCGTGCAACGCCCCAACTGCCCCCTGTCACATTTAATGTAGTgggggcagacgtgcggcgtgctaaactgacgcgccatagtcaagaatgaccggtctgtgaccggcctaACGCTGGTCACGTCTGACTGGAccgacaaccgtgctcccacgtcgcATCTGCTTCTGGCGGagtagaggtaggtatgacccgtcccatcggagggtcattcggacggcggccaccacaagtcttcacccattaatgagggaatgacagggctgtcccccgtgtcatgCGAGGGACGGCGCTGAGCCCCATTCAAGGACAAGCTGTGGTTCAGGttccaggcgaaggcacgggtcgagttccggtcaagatagggtgggaCCCCACccgaaagaagagtaggtagaggcggtgcatgtggtatccccttgagatataaaaggagaaCCTTGCCCACCGAGCAAAGGGACGATTCTCAACTAACTTGGGCTCTAGGAGAAGAGTGTTCTCCCGAGTTTAGGAACCCTTGTAACTCTCAATCTaaatcccaaacacaggagtagggtattacgcttctcagcggcccgaacttgTATAATTTGATTGTGTGCGAGCTAGCTAGGGGCCTTAGGGATGGATACGTTTCTAGAGGCGAGTTtcttcccccggccgaactcacgaaaggggggtTTCACgacctcccgctagagaggatcatcCCTCGACAATCTCCCAATCACGATGTGGTTGTGCTGCATAGGTTTTAAACTTTTGAGGAGATGTTTTCTCATTGTTTACATATCgcatattaattaataatatagattaatatatatcgcatattaattaataatatagattaatatatgatacaagttaaaattcgactactacaagttcaaaaaaaaaactatagttaACGGTTAAATTCTTTTCTTTATGTTGTTGCAACTTGTAAAGGTTAAATTTATCTTTTATGTTTGTGAAATAATCTACTGatctatcacatattaatcctatattgttgatttttttcagttttttcatAACAATTTAAATGATATTTAAATAATAAGTGATGTCCCTAAAGAGCTCCTTATAATCATTTCCCGTACATCGGGAGGAGGATTTGTACAGCGTCAGGACTCACGACAACGGCGTGCAGAAGCAGATCACAGTTGCAGCAGTTTCTACTGCCTGGCAGCAGGATAAACTCCCAGCATTAACATCACATCTAGGCATCTATATTGATAATAGTTTCTTTTTCCAGGGAATGCGCACAAATATGATGCCTGGAACAGATGTCATTCACCAATGTGTTACATTTAGCTG of the Oryza sativa Japonica Group chromosome 2, ASM3414082v1 genome contains:
- the LOC136355211 gene encoding uncharacterized protein is translated as MRRELLAAVPTHKAARKARWSEVKLTFDQSDHLTMLARGEKLALVVSPTIHNVRMKRVLVDEGASLSIISPAAFDALKAPGMKLQPSLPIIGVTPGHTWPLGHVELPFMAATHYVYLQMKMPGPSGPITVFGDVKIALACTEQSADNLAVATEPQAREASASRASKKRLASADEESALVSFLWANSDVFAWKPSDMPEVPREVIEHRLAVRPDARPIRQKVRRQAPEQQAFIREEVARLLEADFIREYIHPEWLANSVVVPKANGKLWMCINYTDLNKACPKDPFPLPHRSDSRLHYGVRPFVFSRCLLWVSPDPHG